The nucleotide sequence GGCGGCGACTTGGTGGGGTGCGAGCGGATCGAGAACGCATTCTATCGTTGCTGGTTCACCTAACGCGGATCGAGCGCGGAGTCTCATAGAGACGCATGATCCCGTAGCGGGGAGTCAGAGAGGCTTATTTACACTTCGTTACCAGCGGACAACCTTATTTAACGATACTGCCAGAACGTTAAATAAGGCAGTTCACAGCGGCTCCGTGCCTTCGCTCAAGATCTTCACGTAGCCGTCATAGCTGAACACGCGATTGCGGCGGCGCCCTGTGATTTCGCGAACAATGCCAATACTCTCGAGGGCCGTGAGTACTCGCGTGATGGCCGGCATCGATAGTTTGGTGCGCTTGGCGATCTGGGACGTGTTGACAACCGGCCGTTCCTGCATCGCATGATGAATCCGCATCGCGGAACCGGCGGCCCGGCCAAGTGAGGCGATTCGGTCGCGATCCGCTTCGGCGAGTTTCACGAGACGGCGTACGGTCGCAACGGCGCCCGAGGCGCTTTCGCGAACGCCATCGGCAAAGAAGCCTAGCCACTCCTCCCATTCACCGGTCGACCGAACACGGTCGTGCAGCGCATAGTATTCGTCACGGTGCCGCTTGAGGTAGAGGCTCAGGTACAAAAGCGGTTCGCGCAGCATTCCCTCGGCGCAAAGCAGGAGCGTCACCAGCAGACGGCCGACGCGGCCATTCCCGTCGAGAAAAGGATGAATGGTCTCGAACTGCACATGGGCGAGAGCAGCCTTGACCAGCGTCGGCGTGCGCTCTGGCTCGTCGTGCAGAAAAGTCTCGAGCGCGCCCATGCAGTGAGCGACCTCCTGTGGCGGCGCAGGAACGAATACGGCGTCACCGGGACGGGACCCGCCGATCCAATTCTGTGAGCGACGAAACTCACCTGGCTGCTTGTCGGATCCGCGACCACGCGACAACAACTTGGCGTGGATCTCTCGCATCAAGCGGCTCGACAACGGGAAGTCGCCGCGTATCCGTCGCAGCCCGTGCTGCATTGCCGAGACGTAATTGGAAACTTCCGTGACATCATCAATCGGGACGCCGGGAATCCCATCGGCCTCGAAGAGCAGCAGATCAGAAAGAGACGATTGCGTACCCTCGATTTGCGACGAGAGCACCGCCTCCTTTCGCACGTACATATAGAGAAAGAGCTGCGTATCCGGCAGCAACGTCGTTACGCTATCCAGTCGGCCCAGGTCAAGCAGCGCCGCATCGAGGCGATCCCGCAACTGCGGGTCGATTGTGAGAGGTGGCTTGGGAGGAAGCGGCTTCGGCACAAATGCGCGAACGCGCTCCCCGCCGACTGTCGAGGTCGTGACGTAGTGCCCTGTCGAGCCGCGCTTCACTCTACTCCTAATTTACCGTTCGTTAGTAATGCCCAACGTTATTTAACGATAATGCCTGAACGTTAAATTACGCGAGCAAGAAAGGATTTCCTATAGGCGGGAACGCCGAAATTCCATTTGTCGTTAGGCCCGCGCAGGACGAGCGCGTCGAGGAAGGGCGAGTGGAGTGGAGAGGTCGTGTTGACAGTGTCCTCCGCTCAAGGTGACATGCGGACCGAGTACTCGACACCGTAACGCATGAAGAGCGTCTCGGATTGAAAGCCGTTCGACGCGTCGCGGAGGAACTGGCGGTAGGGCCGGAGCAGCCGCAGATGGGTGAAAATGTTGTCGGCGATCACGACGGCGCCGGGGCGGAGGTGCGGCAAGAGCAATTTGACGAGTGGTAAATAAAGCGGCGGAAAGCCGTCGAGGAACAGCAGATCGATTTTGGCGTCGATCGTGACGAAGGTCTCGAGAGCGTTCCCCTCTCGGATCTCGACGAGATCGGCGAGCCCCGCGGCAGCGATGTTATCGCGAGCGGCGGCGAGCTTGCCATGATTCATCTCCGAGCCGATCACCCGGCCGCCGCCGTTGTCGCGCACCGCCGTCGCCAGGTAGATCGTCGAGATGGCAACGGACGTCCCGAACTCGACAATCCATCGGGCGCGAATCGAGCGAGCTACCATATATAGGAAACGGCCCTGTCGCGGCGAGACCGAGGCGTAGTGGGCGCTCAGCCGCTCGACCTCTTCGTCGAGCGAAGGCTCACGGCCGAGCACCCGATCGACGATAGAGCGCGCGACATGACTCACGACACGGGAGCGCTGCGCCGCACGCTCGGCGAACAGGCGGTCGAGTACGCGCCGTACCTCCGGACGCTCGAGCGCGGTCACACGCCCTATGGGTCGAGCACGCGCGCGAGTCGCTCGGCGCTCGCGGGGCGGACGGAATGGGTGATGGCATCGGCGAGGTCAGTCCAGATCTTCTCTAGACGGGCCAGATCTGCAGCTGAGACAGGGTCGGCGGGGTTCCGCGCCTCGAGCCAGCCCTGCACGATGCCGCGGCTGTGCTCGAGGGCGTCGAGTACGGCGTCGGATTCGCGATCGTCGAGCTGACCGACGGCTGCGAAGAGTCGCGCAAAGTACGGC is from Gemmatimonadaceae bacterium and encodes:
- a CDS encoding Fic family protein; the encoded protein is MKRGSTGHYVTTSTVGGERVRAFVPKPLPPKPPLTIDPQLRDRLDAALLDLGRLDSVTTLLPDTQLFLYMYVRKEAVLSSQIEGTQSSLSDLLLFEADGIPGVPIDDVTEVSNYVSAMQHGLRRIRGDFPLSSRLMREIHAKLLSRGRGSDKQPGEFRRSQNWIGGSRPGDAVFVPAPPQEVAHCMGALETFLHDEPERTPTLVKAALAHVQFETIHPFLDGNGRVGRLLVTLLLCAEGMLREPLLYLSLYLKRHRDEYYALHDRVRSTGEWEEWLGFFADGVRESASGAVATVRRLVKLAEADRDRIASLGRAAGSAMRIHHAMQERPVVNTSQIAKRTKLSMPAITRVLTALESIGIVREITGRRRNRVFSYDGYVKILSEGTEPL
- a CDS encoding class I SAM-dependent methyltransferase; this translates as MTALERPEVRRVLDRLFAERAAQRSRVVSHVARSIVDRVLGREPSLDEEVERLSAHYASVSPRQGRFLYMVARSIRARWIVEFGTSVAISTIYLATAVRDNGGGRVIGSEMNHGKLAAARDNIAAAGLADLVEIREGNALETFVTIDAKIDLLFLDGFPPLYLPLVKLLLPHLRPGAVVIADNIFTHLRLLRPYRQFLRDASNGFQSETLFMRYGVEYSVRMSP